In one window of Pseudobdellovibrionaceae bacterium DNA:
- a CDS encoding aldehyde dehydrogenase family protein has translation MATPMDLLFRDQRNYFEHGHTQDLKVRKKHLEKLGQLLSRHEGQILAALKSDLRKSSFESQATELFPVKEEIHFTRKHLNKWTKPKRFRLKRGLVGLPVRVMPEPLGHVLILSPWNYPFNLSLTPLVSAVAAGNVVTLKPSEWAARSAQVLADIIHDNFPRELISVIMGDATVAASLTRHAFDSIFFTGSPQVGKKVMAAASENLTPVTLELGGKSPAIVDKNADLEVAAQRLMWGKFTNAGQTCVAPDYVLVHEQVYTEFLALCASVLEEFYGGNPYDNPDYGSIVNAAHYDRLLGLMSSGRCFTGGKAQAQKDRLYIPPTLMTDVSIDSPIMKEEIFGPLLPFLPFSSLRESIQLIKHNPHPLALYVFSKDSSFTNTIVNEVPFGGGCINDTLLQTASPEMPFGGRGTSGFGAYHGYEGFKCFTHFKTIVNSPTWIDPSLRYPPYADKLPWLKRLMF, from the coding sequence ATGGCAACGCCAATGGACCTCCTTTTTAGGGATCAAAGAAATTACTTTGAACATGGCCACACCCAAGATCTTAAGGTGCGCAAAAAACACTTAGAAAAACTGGGACAACTACTCAGTCGACACGAAGGACAAATACTAGCGGCTTTAAAATCAGATTTACGCAAGTCCTCCTTTGAGAGTCAGGCCACCGAACTGTTTCCCGTCAAAGAAGAGATTCACTTTACTCGAAAACACTTGAACAAATGGACAAAACCTAAGCGGTTTCGTTTAAAACGAGGTCTAGTGGGCCTACCGGTTCGTGTGATGCCTGAACCCTTAGGGCATGTATTGATCCTGTCGCCGTGGAACTACCCTTTCAATCTCAGCCTCACCCCCCTTGTTTCGGCAGTGGCTGCAGGCAACGTGGTCACCCTAAAACCTTCGGAATGGGCCGCACGCTCAGCCCAAGTGTTGGCCGACATTATTCATGATAATTTTCCCAGAGAATTAATCAGCGTCATCATGGGTGATGCCACTGTGGCCGCGTCGCTGACGAGACATGCATTTGATTCCATATTTTTCACCGGCAGCCCCCAGGTGGGAAAAAAAGTGATGGCCGCAGCCAGCGAAAATCTAACGCCGGTGACCCTTGAGTTAGGAGGCAAAAGCCCCGCCATCGTCGACAAAAATGCAGACCTGGAAGTCGCGGCACAACGATTAATGTGGGGCAAGTTCACCAATGCCGGTCAGACTTGTGTGGCGCCGGACTACGTCCTGGTTCACGAGCAAGTTTACACCGAGTTTTTAGCCCTTTGCGCCAGCGTGCTGGAAGAGTTTTACGGAGGCAACCCGTACGACAACCCCGACTATGGCAGTATCGTCAACGCCGCCCATTATGACCGACTATTGGGTCTTATGTCCTCTGGAAGATGTTTTACCGGTGGTAAAGCCCAAGCTCAAAAAGACCGTCTGTACATTCCGCCGACTTTGATGACTGATGTCTCCATAGACTCCCCCATCATGAAAGAAGAAATATTTGGCCCGCTTCTTCCCTTTTTGCCCTTTTCATCCCTTCGAGAGTCCATTCAGCTGATCAAACACAATCCTCATCCACTGGCACTTTATGTATTTTCAAAGGACTCGAGTTTTACTAACACCATCGTTAATGAAGTTCCGTTTGGCGGCGGATGCATCAACGATACACTTTTGCAAACGGCCTCGCCTGAAATGCCTTTTGGCGGTCGAGGCACCAGCGGTTTTGGAGCCTATCACGGGTATGAGGGATTCAAATGCTTCACCCACTTTAAGACCATTGTAAATAGCCCCACATGGATCGACCCGAGCCTCAGGTACCCACCTTATGCGGACAAACTACCTTGGCTGAAGCGACTCATGTTTTAA
- a CDS encoding AMP-binding protein gives MEKIWLKNYPEGVPHEINPDQYKNMLDVFHQACAEFSEQTAFSNMGGRLSYGELNQLTDDFASYLQHHCHLEKGDRIAIQLPNVLQFPIALFGALKAGLTVVNTNPLYTDREMKHQFNDSGAKAIVILANFADKLEHILGETTIEHVVVTQLGDQLGWPKSLLVNAVVKYLKKMVPSYNLPEAMSFYEALDIGAGRPHSPVDSDPEDLAFLQYTGGTTGVSKGAMLTHKNITSNMQQIRAVLAPFLESGKEIVITPLPLYHIFSLTVNCLALMSYGAENVLITNPRDIPDFIKTLKKQPFTLITGVNTLFNGLMNHPDFKTVDFSTLKFSVAGGMALQQAVAEKWFEVTGTKVIEGFGLTETSPVAAVNPLDGTDKVGSIGLPVPSTEIKMVDENNREVPMGEPGELCIKGPQVMKGYWLRDDETANVMLGDGWLKTGDIAVIDDKGFIKIVDRKKDMILVSGFNVYPNEIEDVVAKHEQVLEVAAVGVPDEKSGEAVKLFVVKKIPSLTEDELRDFCNKSFVAYKRPKFIEFRSELPKTNVGKILRRALREGQ, from the coding sequence ATGGAAAAAATCTGGCTTAAAAACTACCCCGAAGGCGTTCCCCACGAAATTAACCCCGATCAATACAAAAATATGCTTGATGTGTTCCATCAAGCCTGTGCTGAATTTAGTGAACAAACGGCGTTTTCTAATATGGGCGGTCGGCTTAGCTATGGAGAGCTCAATCAACTCACCGACGACTTTGCCTCCTACCTGCAACACCATTGTCACCTTGAAAAGGGTGATCGCATCGCCATTCAGCTGCCCAACGTATTGCAATTTCCTATTGCCCTGTTTGGCGCCCTGAAGGCCGGACTCACTGTCGTCAACACTAACCCGCTATATACAGATCGTGAAATGAAACATCAGTTCAATGACTCTGGTGCAAAGGCCATTGTTATCTTGGCCAACTTTGCGGATAAACTCGAACACATCCTTGGCGAAACCACAATTGAACACGTTGTGGTCACACAATTGGGCGACCAACTGGGTTGGCCCAAAAGCCTTCTTGTCAATGCCGTCGTCAAATATTTAAAGAAAATGGTACCGTCTTATAATTTGCCGGAGGCCATGAGTTTTTACGAAGCCTTAGACATCGGCGCCGGCCGCCCACATTCTCCTGTGGACTCAGACCCCGAAGACTTGGCTTTTCTCCAGTACACGGGCGGCACCACCGGCGTTTCAAAAGGCGCCATGCTGACCCATAAAAATATCACTTCAAATATGCAACAGATCCGGGCCGTACTGGCTCCGTTTCTTGAGTCTGGTAAAGAGATTGTTATTACACCATTGCCGCTCTATCATATCTTCTCTCTCACCGTAAACTGTCTTGCGCTTATGAGTTACGGAGCTGAAAACGTGCTCATCACCAATCCACGAGATATCCCCGACTTTATAAAAACCCTCAAAAAACAGCCCTTCACTTTAATCACTGGGGTGAACACCTTGTTTAATGGTTTAATGAACCATCCCGATTTCAAAACAGTGGATTTTTCTACGTTGAAATTTAGTGTGGCCGGTGGCATGGCCTTGCAACAAGCCGTCGCTGAAAAATGGTTTGAAGTCACCGGCACAAAAGTGATTGAAGGTTTTGGCCTTACAGAAACTTCACCAGTGGCAGCTGTCAACCCCCTTGATGGAACAGACAAGGTCGGTTCCATTGGTCTGCCCGTCCCATCGACTGAAATAAAAATGGTTGATGAAAACAATCGAGAAGTCCCGATGGGAGAACCTGGCGAACTTTGCATAAAAGGCCCACAGGTAATGAAAGGCTATTGGCTGCGCGATGACGAAACGGCCAATGTTATGTTAGGTGATGGCTGGCTAAAAACGGGCGACATAGCAGTGATTGACGACAAAGGGTTTATTAAAATTGTGGATCGCAAAAAAGACATGATCTTGGTTTCAGGATTTAATGTTTACCCCAATGAAATTGAAGACGTTGTGGCAAAACACGAACAGGTTTTGGAGGTGGCCGCAGTCGGGGTACCTGATGAAAAATCCGGCGAGGCCGTGAAGTTATTTGTTGTGAAGAAGATCCCCTCGTTGACGGAAGACGAACTCAGAGATTTCTGCAACAAATCCTTTGTTGCCTATAAACGACCGAAATTCATTGAGTTTAGATCTGAACTGCCAAAAACAAACGTGGGCAAGATTTTGCGTCGAGCCTTGCGCGAAGGTCAGTAA